From the Caldalkalibacillus thermarum genome, one window contains:
- a CDS encoding DUF1657 domain-containing protein, whose product MTVQTQLQQAISSAKSVEASLEQFALETQNQQAKQLFQQLAQQQKNIVTQLEGRYQQVLDEEPQFKQQN is encoded by the coding sequence GTGACAGTACAAACCCAATTGCAACAGGCTATTTCTTCAGCCAAAAGCGTTGAGGCCAGTTTGGAACAATTTGCTTTGGAAACCCAAAACCAGCAAGCGAAGCAGTTGTTCCAACAATTGGCCCAGCAACAAAAAAATATCGTGACCCAACTTGAGGGGCGTTACCAACAAGTGTTGGATGAAGAACCCCAATTTAAACAACAAAATTAA
- a CDS encoding ABC transporter ATP-binding protein, with protein sequence MSQGCASNREQSPIEKVSRKRVFLRLLSYTRPHRKGLCIALMVLLLATGADLIGPILVKTFIDDYLAPGVFDWQAISLLAGLYVVLHLASVALMYYQLFSFQKIAQYIIQKLRMDLFSKVQHLGLSFFDRTPAGTLVSRITNDTEAIKELYISVLAVFIQSTVFLLGIFVAMFYLDTRLALFCLTLLPFIIGVMYAYRRLSSHAYHLTRQKLSLLNAKLNESLQGMGIIQAFRQQQRLRDEYRRITDEHYQAHLKTVRFNGLLLRPATDFIYLLAIVLILSYFGRQSFTSGVEIGVVWAFVTYLDRFFEPVNMMMMRLAQLQQALVAGERVFGLLDEAELAPSQQGSGNPVISAGHIEFRNVTFSYDGKVDVLKNISFEAKPGQTVALVGHTGSGKSSIVNLLLRFYPLKQGQILIDGVPLEQYKDEELRKKIGLVLQDPFLFVGDIRSNITLNDPSFSDEDVKAAAKLVQADTFIEKLPRQYSETVGERGATFSSGQRQLISFARTMIRNPKILVLDEATASVDTETEEAIQKALANMRKGRTTIAIAHRLSTIQDADLILVLHQGEIIERGTHQELLAQKGLYHKMYLLQHGLNDKLPVQK encoded by the coding sequence GTGAGTCAAGGTTGTGCTTCAAACCGGGAGCAATCACCAATAGAAAAAGTAAGCAGAAAACGTGTTTTTCTTCGCTTGTTGAGCTATACCCGTCCCCATAGGAAGGGCCTGTGTATCGCCTTGATGGTTTTGCTCCTGGCCACAGGAGCTGACCTGATCGGGCCCATTCTGGTGAAAACGTTTATTGATGATTATCTGGCCCCGGGGGTTTTTGACTGGCAGGCCATCAGTTTGTTGGCCGGATTGTATGTTGTCTTACATTTGGCCTCAGTGGCTTTAATGTATTATCAATTGTTTTCGTTCCAAAAAATTGCCCAGTACATTATTCAGAAGCTCAGAATGGATCTATTTAGCAAGGTGCAGCATTTGGGATTAAGTTTCTTTGACCGTACACCGGCAGGAACCCTTGTCTCGCGGATCACCAATGATACAGAGGCAATTAAAGAGTTGTATATTAGTGTTTTGGCTGTCTTCATCCAAAGCACGGTTTTCCTGTTGGGCATTTTTGTGGCTATGTTTTATTTGGATACCCGTTTAGCCTTGTTTTGCCTCACGCTGTTACCCTTTATCATTGGCGTCATGTATGCTTACCGCCGTTTAAGCTCTCATGCCTATCACTTAACCCGGCAAAAGCTGAGCTTGCTGAATGCCAAGTTAAATGAATCGCTGCAAGGCATGGGCATAATCCAGGCTTTCCGTCAACAACAGCGTTTGCGGGATGAATATCGCCGTATTACTGATGAGCATTATCAAGCCCATTTAAAAACAGTCCGCTTTAATGGCCTGTTGCTCAGGCCGGCCACTGACTTCATCTATCTGCTTGCCATTGTGTTAATACTCAGTTATTTTGGGCGCCAATCTTTTACAAGCGGAGTCGAAATTGGCGTGGTTTGGGCTTTTGTCACTTATTTGGACCGTTTTTTTGAACCTGTGAACATGATGATGATGCGTTTAGCCCAATTGCAGCAAGCACTGGTAGCTGGTGAGCGGGTCTTTGGGCTTTTAGACGAGGCTGAGCTGGCCCCTTCTCAGCAAGGCTCAGGCAACCCCGTTATCTCAGCCGGTCATATTGAATTCAGGAACGTCACCTTTAGTTATGACGGTAAAGTGGATGTGCTTAAAAACATCTCTTTCGAGGCCAAGCCGGGTCAGACGGTTGCCCTTGTCGGGCATACGGGGAGCGGAAAAAGCTCCATTGTAAATCTCTTGCTCCGTTTTTATCCGCTTAAACAAGGACAAATTTTGATTGACGGTGTCCCGCTTGAACAGTATAAGGATGAAGAATTAAGGAAAAAAATCGGCTTGGTTTTGCAAGATCCGTTTCTGTTCGTGGGAGATATCCGCTCCAACATCACCTTGAACGATCCTTCGTTTTCAGATGAAGATGTAAAGGCAGCAGCAAAATTGGTGCAAGCCGACACCTTTATTGAAAAGTTGCCCCGTCAGTACTCAGAAACAGTAGGAGAGCGGGGAGCTACGTTTTCCAGCGGGCAGCGCCAACTGATTTCCTTTGCCCGGACGATGATTAGAAATCCCAAAATTTTGGTGTTGGACGAAGCTACGGCCAGTGTGGATACGGAGACGGAAGAAGCGATACAGAAGGCATTGGCCAACATGCGCAAAGGGCGAACCACAATCGCCATCGCTCACCGGCTGTCCACCATTCAAGATGCTGATTTGATCTTAGTCTTGCATCAAGGTGAAATCATCGAAAGGGGAACACATCAGGAACTATTGGCCCAAAAAGGGCTTTATCACAAGATGTACTTGTTGCAGCATGGTTTAAATGACAAGCTGCCTGTACAGAAATAA
- a CDS encoding FadR/GntR family transcriptional regulator, whose protein sequence is MDLEKISPKKISERVAEQLEQWIVSQHLKPGDKLPSVRQLCAMFDVGRSAVRDAITTLKGKGILEVRQGEGAFIRSFDTGQLFEQLFILEKQDLIDVFNVRKILEAGSAELAAISRTESHLQQMETALEEMEYSDSLEDWEADYAFHMAIAEATCNKVIIRLMETLSVLLKKAIINCHRMALHSETVSTSIRKQHAAIYTAIKAQHEEQARTAMLDHLCYVEAILNQAQDRYSR, encoded by the coding sequence ATGGACTTGGAAAAGATATCGCCTAAAAAAATTTCGGAGCGGGTGGCTGAACAGCTGGAGCAATGGATTGTCTCCCAACACTTAAAACCGGGTGATAAACTCCCCTCGGTCCGCCAATTATGCGCTATGTTTGATGTGGGACGCTCCGCGGTAAGGGATGCGATTACCACATTAAAAGGTAAAGGCATATTGGAAGTGAGACAAGGAGAAGGAGCTTTCATACGCTCCTTTGATACAGGACAGCTGTTTGAGCAATTATTTATTTTGGAAAAACAGGATCTGATAGATGTATTTAATGTGCGTAAAATATTGGAAGCTGGCAGTGCTGAACTGGCCGCCATAAGCCGTACTGAGTCCCATCTTCAACAGATGGAAACAGCTCTGGAGGAGATGGAATATTCCGATTCCTTAGAAGATTGGGAAGCGGATTATGCCTTTCATATGGCTATTGCTGAAGCAACATGCAACAAAGTGATTATTCGTCTCATGGAGACGCTGTCAGTCCTGTTGAAAAAAGCCATTATCAATTGCCACCGCATGGCGCTCCATTCCGAAACAGTGTCCACATCTATCAGAAAACAACATGCGGCCATCTATACCGCCATCAAAGCTCAGCATGAGGAACAGGCCAGGACAGCCATGCTAGACCATTTATGTTATGTGGAAGCCATATTGAACCAAGCGCAGGACCGGTATTCCAGGTAA
- a CDS encoding (Fe-S)-binding protein, translated as MSISEQRLEGIHSQAPPCHSASNYLWEDPPDEDKFSVCVHCGMCLEACPTYLQTGQEHQSPRGRVHLIKAVAQGKLEVNEAFEDPVFTCLDCRACETACPAGVQVGALIEQARGQVRQAMPLKGWKGWLNRLFLRGIFPYSSRLYLLGQLLKFYQKSGLQHVVRKLGLLKILPAHLEEMEKVLPPAGKPVLKTYPTVVPAQGPTKQRVGLLTGCVMDVVFSDINEATIRVLTRNGYEVVLPKEQKCCGALQIHAGDRETGKKLARQNIDAFLSAGVDKIVVNAAGCGCALKEYAELLRNDKEYKTKAQVFVEKVEDISKFLHDNGYEKPTGEFNLRVTYHDACHLAHGQGIRFEPRKLLQSIPGVEVVEMTNADTCCGSAGIYNLTHPDMAGKILTEKMKHVPQDVELITMGNPGCMLQMAMGVLREGRNQRVVHTVEVLDWAYQQSSARQDSG; from the coding sequence ATGAGTATTTCCGAACAGCGTCTAGAGGGAATACACAGTCAAGCACCTCCGTGCCATTCGGCAAGCAATTATTTGTGGGAGGATCCCCCTGATGAAGATAAATTCTCAGTCTGTGTGCACTGCGGCATGTGTTTGGAGGCCTGTCCCACCTATTTGCAAACCGGTCAGGAACACCAGTCACCGCGGGGAAGGGTTCACTTAATTAAGGCGGTAGCCCAGGGAAAACTGGAAGTGAATGAAGCGTTTGAGGATCCGGTCTTTACTTGCCTCGATTGCCGGGCCTGTGAAACGGCTTGTCCGGCCGGGGTTCAAGTTGGGGCTTTAATTGAGCAGGCAAGAGGCCAAGTCCGCCAAGCTATGCCTTTGAAAGGTTGGAAAGGTTGGCTAAACCGCTTGTTCCTCAGGGGCATCTTTCCTTATTCGTCCAGGCTCTATTTGTTAGGCCAGCTCTTGAAATTCTACCAGAAGAGCGGCTTGCAGCATGTGGTGCGTAAGCTGGGCTTGCTTAAAATATTACCTGCACATCTTGAGGAGATGGAAAAAGTTCTCCCTCCTGCTGGAAAGCCTGTTCTGAAAACTTATCCTACCGTCGTTCCGGCCCAAGGACCCACCAAACAGCGCGTCGGACTTTTGACAGGTTGTGTCATGGATGTCGTGTTCAGTGATATCAATGAGGCGACTATTCGTGTGCTCACCCGCAATGGTTATGAAGTTGTGTTGCCCAAAGAACAAAAATGCTGTGGGGCGCTGCAGATTCATGCCGGAGACCGGGAGACGGGAAAAAAATTGGCCCGTCAGAATATTGATGCATTTTTGTCGGCTGGTGTCGATAAAATTGTCGTCAATGCTGCTGGATGCGGGTGCGCGTTAAAAGAGTATGCTGAATTGTTGCGTAACGATAAAGAGTATAAAACAAAGGCCCAAGTTTTTGTTGAAAAGGTGGAAGATATCTCCAAGTTTTTACATGATAACGGATATGAAAAACCTACAGGGGAATTCAATCTGCGCGTGACCTACCATGATGCTTGCCATCTGGCCCATGGTCAAGGGATTCGCTTTGAACCGCGCAAATTACTACAAAGCATTCCAGGCGTTGAAGTGGTGGAAATGACCAACGCTGATACATGCTGCGGCAGTGCCGGTATTTATAACTTGACTCATCCGGATATGGCTGGAAAAATCTTAACAGAAAAAATGAAGCACGTTCCTCAGGATGTAGAACTGATTACAATGGGCAATCCCGGCTGTATGTTGCAGATGGCCATGGGTGTGTTGCGTGAGGGCCGCAACCAGCGTGTGGTCCATACGGTGGAAGTATTAGACTGGGCTTATCAACAGAGCAGCGCGCGGCAGGATTCTGGTTAA
- a CDS encoding L-lactate permease translates to MNTGLLALLSLLPIVTVLVFLVLLKWPASKAMPISYIVVVLLALFVWKVPGAQVAAATVNGLIVTGTLLYIIFGAILLLNTLKESGGLSTIRQGFTDITPDRRIQVIIIAWLFGSFIEGAAGFGTPAAVAVPLMVGLGFPAMAAVVAGMIIQSTPVSFGAVGTPILVGVNTGLGGGMDETVSSYVAQLGYADWNLFLNMVGAKVAVLHALVGTLVPLILVAFMTRFFGKNKSFGEGLKVWKFALFAALAMTVPYLIVANVLGPEFPSMLGGLIGLAIVVTAAKKGFLMPPQEEVWDFDKKENWDPEWIGRITLEDVGHPQGKMNMLKAWSPYILVGLLLVLTRLKALPFEAWLKSWTVTFPNIFGTEITASFQPLFLPGTIFIVVSFITFFIHQMDVAAYRRAWASSGKTMIAASTALIFTVPMVQVFINTQGGAAGFERMPIALADGVAALVGSAWPLAGAFIGGLGAFVAGSNTVSNMMFSLFQFGVGERIGVDPTWIVALQAVGGAAGNMICVHNVVAASAVAGLVGREGTVIRMTMLPFIYYALTAGSIVYLIVWYGEKGLFNIGTFILLGIVAAAIYIISANHKRSTSHKDDKHAAL, encoded by the coding sequence GTGAATACAGGCCTGTTAGCGCTTTTATCCTTGTTGCCGATTGTAACCGTATTGGTTTTTCTGGTCCTGTTAAAGTGGCCGGCCAGTAAAGCGATGCCTATTTCTTACATTGTGGTTGTTTTGCTGGCCCTGTTTGTCTGGAAAGTTCCCGGTGCACAAGTGGCAGCAGCTACCGTTAACGGTCTCATTGTTACAGGAACATTGTTGTATATTATTTTTGGTGCGATCCTGCTGTTAAATACGCTGAAGGAAAGTGGAGGACTGAGCACCATCCGCCAAGGGTTTACTGACATAACTCCCGACCGCCGCATTCAAGTCATTATCATTGCCTGGTTATTTGGTTCGTTTATTGAAGGAGCGGCGGGATTTGGTACGCCAGCAGCTGTGGCTGTCCCCTTGATGGTAGGCTTGGGTTTTCCGGCAATGGCGGCCGTGGTGGCCGGGATGATCATTCAGTCCACACCAGTTTCGTTTGGGGCTGTTGGCACGCCTATTTTGGTAGGTGTAAATACGGGACTTGGCGGTGGAATGGATGAAACAGTCAGCTCTTATGTGGCCCAGTTAGGGTATGCAGATTGGAATCTGTTTCTCAATATGGTTGGCGCCAAAGTGGCTGTGTTGCATGCCTTGGTAGGTACGCTGGTGCCACTCATTCTGGTTGCGTTTATGACCCGTTTCTTTGGCAAAAACAAGTCCTTTGGAGAAGGACTGAAAGTATGGAAGTTTGCTCTGTTTGCTGCTTTGGCCATGACGGTTCCATATCTCATTGTGGCCAATGTATTGGGGCCCGAATTTCCGTCCATGTTAGGGGGACTCATTGGTTTGGCCATTGTTGTAACCGCTGCCAAAAAAGGATTTTTAATGCCTCCTCAAGAAGAGGTTTGGGATTTTGACAAAAAAGAAAACTGGGATCCGGAATGGATCGGCCGCATTACCTTAGAAGATGTGGGACATCCGCAAGGCAAGATGAACATGCTTAAGGCCTGGTCTCCCTATATCCTGGTCGGCTTGTTGCTGGTTTTGACACGGTTAAAAGCATTGCCTTTTGAAGCATGGTTAAAATCGTGGACAGTGACCTTTCCCAATATTTTTGGGACAGAGATCACAGCCAGCTTTCAGCCTTTGTTTTTACCAGGAACCATCTTCATTGTTGTTTCCTTCATCACATTCTTTATTCACCAGATGGATGTAGCGGCTTACAGGCGTGCCTGGGCAAGTTCAGGCAAAACCATGATTGCGGCGTCTACAGCACTGATTTTTACCGTTCCCATGGTACAAGTGTTCATTAATACGCAGGGAGGAGCAGCAGGCTTCGAACGGATGCCCATTGCCCTCGCCGATGGTGTAGCAGCCCTTGTTGGCTCAGCCTGGCCCTTAGCGGGTGCCTTTATCGGCGGCTTGGGTGCCTTTGTGGCGGGCAGTAACACGGTTAGCAACATGATGTTCTCCCTATTCCAGTTCGGGGTAGGGGAGCGTATTGGGGTAGACCCCACTTGGATCGTCGCTTTACAAGCTGTTGGCGGTGCAGCAGGAAATATGATTTGTGTCCACAACGTTGTTGCCGCTTCTGCTGTAGCAGGGCTTGTCGGTCGGGAAGGAACTGTAATCCGTATGACAATGCTGCCGTTTATCTATTATGCTCTGACCGCAGGGAGTATTGTCTATCTGATCGTCTGGTATGGTGAAAAAGGACTGTTCAATATTGGCACCTTCATTTTGCTGGGTATTGTTGCTGCTGCCATTTATATCATCAGCGCTAATCATAAACGCTCCACTTCTCATAAGGATGACAAGCATGCGGCCTTATAA
- a CDS encoding ABC transporter transmembrane domain-containing protein, which produces MGIFKDLMWFFNQEKKSYLLGICCLVLVSLLTLLPPYVVGLVVDRIAEGTLTPAELWRWLGILLASGVVVYALRFAWRVLIFGAALRLGRLLRNRLYHHFTLMSPEFYQQRRIGDLMAHSTNDVQAIEATAGEGVLTLVDSLTLGGLVIVMMFTTLHAPLTLIVLIPMPIMAWATSYYGKLLHQRFHLAQAAFSDMNDKVQENISGMRVIKAFGQEEAEKAAFKRQTDDVVNKNIAVSRIDALFDPTISLIVGVSFFLAIAFGSWFIVRGEMTVGQLTTFTMYLGMLIWPMLAFGWLFNIVERGRASYDRVSSLLSIQPAVKDVKGALKHKPQGDIQYDIDAFFYPGQQRPALQNIRIRIRQGHTLGVIGKTGAGKTTLVRLLLREFDCTAGDIQIGGVSIYRYSLDALRQSIGYVPQDHFLFSATIRENIAFGRPQAAMEEIEEVARIACIHDDILHFDQGYETVVGERGVTLSGGQKQRLAIARALLMDPEILILDDALSAVDAQTEETILKALKEYRRNKTTLIASHRLSSVEHAEEIVVLSEGQIVERGTHQELMELGGWYRMMYDHQQLESLVEKGG; this is translated from the coding sequence ATGGGTATTTTTAAAGATTTAATGTGGTTTTTTAATCAAGAAAAAAAAAGCTACCTGCTCGGTATTTGTTGTTTAGTGCTGGTTTCCCTGTTAACCTTGTTGCCACCGTATGTGGTTGGGTTAGTTGTGGATAGAATAGCTGAAGGGACACTGACGCCAGCTGAATTGTGGCGCTGGCTGGGCATTTTGTTAGCCTCTGGTGTGGTGGTGTATGCGCTCCGGTTTGCCTGGCGGGTTTTGATTTTTGGCGCCGCTTTAAGGTTGGGACGCCTTTTGCGTAACCGCTTGTATCATCACTTTACCCTGATGAGCCCAGAATTTTACCAGCAACGGCGCATTGGGGATTTGATGGCCCATTCCACAAACGATGTGCAGGCGATTGAAGCCACGGCCGGTGAAGGGGTGCTGACCCTCGTTGACTCTCTGACATTGGGCGGGTTAGTGATCGTCATGATGTTTACCACCCTTCATGCTCCCCTGACCTTGATCGTGCTAATCCCCATGCCGATCATGGCTTGGGCCACCAGCTACTATGGCAAACTGTTGCATCAGCGTTTCCATCTTGCTCAAGCTGCTTTTTCAGACATGAATGACAAAGTGCAGGAGAACATCTCCGGCATGAGGGTGATTAAAGCTTTCGGACAAGAAGAAGCAGAAAAGGCTGCCTTTAAACGACAAACGGATGATGTGGTAAACAAAAACATTGCCGTGTCCCGCATAGATGCGCTGTTTGATCCCACCATCTCCCTGATCGTGGGAGTCTCATTTTTCTTGGCCATTGCTTTTGGCTCATGGTTTATTGTCAGGGGAGAAATGACAGTGGGACAATTGACCACCTTCACCATGTACCTGGGCATGCTGATTTGGCCCATGCTAGCCTTTGGTTGGTTGTTTAACATTGTGGAAAGAGGGCGTGCCTCCTATGATCGTGTGAGCAGTCTGTTAAGTATTCAACCTGCGGTTAAGGATGTAAAAGGAGCACTCAAGCACAAGCCGCAAGGGGACATCCAATATGATATTGACGCTTTCTTCTATCCTGGCCAGCAGCGACCGGCCTTACAAAATATCCGTATCCGCATCAGACAGGGGCATACTTTGGGGGTGATCGGCAAAACAGGGGCCGGTAAAACTACGCTTGTCCGCCTGCTCTTGCGTGAGTTTGACTGTACTGCAGGAGACATACAGATTGGAGGAGTGTCCATTTACCGGTACAGCTTGGATGCTCTGCGGCAAAGCATTGGCTATGTTCCCCAAGATCATTTTCTGTTTTCGGCTACCATTAGGGAAAATATTGCTTTTGGCCGCCCTCAAGCCGCGATGGAAGAGATCGAAGAGGTGGCTCGCATTGCCTGTATACATGATGATATTCTTCACTTTGATCAGGGTTATGAAACGGTTGTGGGGGAAAGGGGAGTCACCTTGTCGGGAGGACAGAAACAGCGCCTCGCCATTGCCAGGGCACTGTTGATGGATCCTGAGATCCTTATTTTGGACGATGCTTTGTCAGCAGTGGATGCCCAGACAGAAGAGACGATCCTGAAAGCGCTTAAAGAATACCGGCGAAATAAAACAACCCTTATTGCTTCCCATCGCTTAAGCAGCGTGGAGCATGCCGAGGAAATCGTTGTGTTGAGTGAAGGCCAAATTGTAGAGCGAGGGACTCACCAGGAGTTGATGGAGCTTGGCGGCTGGTACCGGATGATGTATGACCATCAGCAACTGGAATCCCTTGTTGAAAAAGGGGGATGA
- a CDS encoding FAD-binding oxidoreductase has product MLAELRQQTGVKHIEANEPRSDPFGNWAPYTAYPQNEGEVSRILSYASQKGLKIIPVGGGTKRGFGGTEPKADVLLSLSHLKGIVEHSPGDMIATIKPGTTIAELKAKLAEHGQMLPLDPYWPDEATIGGVIAANDSGPKRLKYGSARDHVIGLRIVYPDGRIIRSGGKVVKNVAGYDMNKLFIGSMGTLGVLTEITVKLRPLPQDERLVLLSFAEDKLANVRQFALRLLDSVLEPVTLELLNPAINKRLTDHEGYGLAITFEDREKAVNYQEQWIKTNIPQGTCVEVLSRDKTREWWNRFAMLPPNPNHQCGQHEIALKIGSQNMDVLPIIEECQRLALQHGIVLEAHGGLGHGLSAVYIRHDARQVETLVRGLRSFVEQRNGYVVIRHAPLSFRQKVSVWGEKPAYFPLLEGIRKTIDSQLILNHKRFVGGL; this is encoded by the coding sequence ATGCTGGCCGAGCTTAGACAACAAACAGGAGTCAAACATATTGAAGCAAATGAGCCAAGGTCTGATCCCTTTGGCAATTGGGCCCCATATACGGCATATCCCCAAAACGAGGGCGAAGTGTCTCGTATTTTAAGTTATGCCAGCCAAAAAGGGCTCAAAATTATTCCCGTTGGCGGAGGAACAAAGCGGGGGTTTGGCGGAACGGAGCCCAAGGCAGATGTATTACTTAGTTTATCCCATTTGAAAGGAATAGTGGAGCATTCTCCAGGTGATATGATTGCGACAATCAAACCTGGAACCACCATTGCTGAACTAAAAGCGAAGCTGGCTGAGCACGGGCAGATGCTGCCCCTTGACCCCTACTGGCCTGATGAGGCAACTATCGGGGGGGTTATTGCAGCCAATGACAGCGGACCCAAGCGTCTTAAATACGGTTCAGCCCGGGATCATGTGATTGGTTTGCGCATTGTCTATCCGGACGGCCGTATCATTAGAAGTGGAGGCAAGGTGGTCAAAAATGTAGCCGGCTACGACATGAACAAGCTCTTTATCGGTTCTATGGGTACTTTGGGTGTGCTGACGGAAATCACTGTTAAATTGCGCCCTCTGCCCCAAGATGAAAGGTTGGTGCTGCTTTCCTTTGCAGAGGACAAGTTGGCCAACGTTCGTCAATTTGCGCTTCGGCTTTTAGATTCTGTTTTGGAGCCAGTCACCTTAGAGTTGCTTAATCCTGCTATAAACAAGCGTTTAACGGACCACGAAGGATACGGATTAGCCATCACCTTTGAAGACAGGGAAAAGGCGGTGAATTACCAGGAACAATGGATCAAAACCAACATTCCCCAGGGAACTTGTGTAGAGGTCTTGTCCAGGGACAAGACCAGAGAATGGTGGAACCGTTTCGCCATGCTGCCACCTAATCCCAATCATCAATGCGGACAACATGAAATCGCACTTAAGATTGGCAGTCAGAACATGGATGTGCTCCCCATTATTGAGGAGTGTCAGCGTTTGGCGCTTCAACACGGGATTGTCCTGGAAGCCCACGGAGGGCTGGGTCATGGATTGTCCGCAGTGTACATCAGACATGATGCGAGACAGGTTGAAACGCTGGTTCGCGGGCTCCGCTCTTTCGTAGAGCAGAGAAACGGCTATGTTGTGATTCGGCATGCTCCGCTCTCCTTTAGGCAAAAGGTGAGTGTCTGGGGTGAAAAGCCAGCGTATTTTCCGTTACTGGAGGGCATCCGTAAAACGATTGATTCCCAACTCATCCTAAACCATAAACGTTTTGTAGGAGGGTTATAA
- a CDS encoding FAD-linked oxidase C-terminal domain-containing protein, whose protein sequence is MLFKKKQRISAKDPIIPALQAIVGEEDVLYRYEDLVAYECDGYTIHKGIPRAVVFPESTEEVSAVVKYLHQQQIPFIPRGAGTGLSGGAIPQNNEVIISLVRMKKLLEVDFYNRYAVVEPGFVNLKLTNAIADKGYYYAPDPSSQYVCTIGGNVAENAGGAHCLKYGVTTNHILGMEAVLANGEIVELGGVPDVPGYDLMGLITGSEGTLAIVTKIKVRILKTPQEKKTVMAYFDKVQDASQAVSDIIAAGIVTAALEMMDKVAIEGVEAANFPVGHPRDIEAVLLLAVDGLAAGIDDQIAEVVEVCQKRNVREVKVAQTVEEAQRWWANRKTAFGAMGAISPDYLVQDGVIPRSRLPEVLARIGEISERSGLRIANVFHAGDGNLHPLILFDSRKPGETDLAVKVGSEVLKVCADVGGSITGEHGVGIEKKEEMRFVFTDEEIEAQLQIRDVFNPQQLLNPDKLFPTPSRCAEVKQAAHK, encoded by the coding sequence ATGTTGTTTAAAAAGAAACAACGGATTTCTGCCAAGGATCCCATTATTCCTGCCCTGCAGGCTATTGTGGGTGAAGAGGATGTTTTATACCGCTATGAAGACCTGGTTGCTTATGAATGCGACGGTTACACCATTCACAAGGGAATCCCCCGGGCTGTTGTTTTTCCAGAGTCAACGGAAGAAGTTTCGGCTGTGGTTAAGTACCTCCATCAACAACAGATTCCCTTCATCCCCAGGGGAGCAGGAACGGGACTTAGCGGCGGGGCTATTCCTCAAAACAATGAAGTGATCATTAGCCTGGTGCGCATGAAAAAGTTGTTAGAAGTGGATTTTTACAACCGCTATGCCGTGGTTGAACCCGGATTTGTGAATTTAAAATTAACCAATGCGATAGCGGATAAAGGTTATTACTATGCGCCAGACCCCTCCAGTCAATATGTGTGCACCATTGGAGGCAATGTGGCTGAAAATGCGGGCGGAGCCCATTGTTTGAAATACGGTGTGACCACTAACCATATTCTTGGCATGGAAGCGGTTTTAGCCAATGGGGAGATTGTTGAACTCGGTGGTGTTCCTGATGTGCCGGGCTACGATTTGATGGGCCTCATCACCGGTTCGGAAGGAACCTTGGCCATTGTGACCAAAATTAAGGTGCGCATCTTGAAAACTCCCCAGGAAAAGAAGACGGTGATGGCCTATTTTGACAAGGTGCAAGATGCTTCCCAAGCTGTTTCCGATATTATTGCGGCTGGAATTGTGACGGCTGCCTTGGAAATGATGGATAAAGTGGCCATTGAAGGGGTTGAAGCGGCCAATTTTCCTGTGGGGCACCCCCGGGACATTGAAGCGGTCTTGCTCTTGGCCGTGGACGGCCTTGCTGCAGGAATTGATGATCAAATTGCTGAAGTGGTGGAGGTGTGCCAAAAGCGGAATGTCAGGGAAGTGAAGGTGGCCCAAACGGTTGAAGAGGCCCAGAGATGGTGGGCCAACCGTAAAACGGCCTTCGGGGCTATGGGGGCCATTTCACCAGATTACCTGGTGCAGGATGGTGTGATCCCCCGCAGCCGCTTGCCCGAAGTTTTGGCCCGTATTGGCGAAATCAGTGAACGCTCGGGGCTGCGCATCGCCAATGTGTTCCATGCGGGGGACGGCAACTTGCATCCCTTGATCCTGTTTGACTCCCGCAAGCCCGGGGAGACAGACCTGGCTGTCAAAGTGGGTTCAGAAGTGCTCAAAGTATGCGCAGATGTGGGGGGATCCATCACTGGAGAACACGGTGTAGGCATTGAGAAAAAAGAAGAAATGCGCTTTGTGTTCACCGATGAAGAGATCGAAGCCCAATTGCAGATCAGGGATGTGTTTAACCCCCAGCAATTGCTTAATCCCGACAAATTGTTTCCCACTCCCAGCCGGTGTGCAGAAGTGAAGCAGGCGGCCCACAAGTAA
- a CDS encoding DUF1657 domain-containing protein encodes MTVASKLKQTIASLKGAQATMETYATHHPDQRVKETFKICGQQAEQIIAQLDQRLKEMEFEEPQYRGF; translated from the coding sequence GTGACCGTAGCTTCAAAGTTAAAACAAACCATTGCCTCCTTAAAAGGGGCACAAGCGACCATGGAGACATATGCCACCCACCATCCTGACCAACGGGTTAAAGAAACTTTCAAAATATGCGGGCAGCAAGCGGAACAAATCATCGCCCAACTGGACCAACGCTTAAAGGAAATGGAATTTGAAGAGCCGCAATACAGGGGGTTTTAA